The Marinilongibacter aquaticus genome has a window encoding:
- a CDS encoding parallel beta-helix domain-containing protein, whose translation MKRILLAAFLLSAVTVMAQKEVQKAIQTDFILAENGSTIQLPEGHFIIEGTLSIEGKNDIKIKGAGIGKTILDFKDQTEGAEGLRLSNMENVLLEGLSVRNAKGDAVKAMHVKNVHFKNVETSWDGKPKASNGAYGLYPVLCEGVIIESCTAKGASDAGIYVGQSKNIEVFNCKAIQNVAGIEIENSLNAEVHDNESTDNTGGVLVFDLPDLIQKKGGNVKVYDNYIHDNNYVNFAPKGNIVGKVPQGTGVLILATSDVEIYNNKIENNRSMGVGLISYYMTENPIKDEEYYPYPTKITIRDNAFSRQHRKATGKGRMGKMYRFVLKFGKDVPFVQWDGIHDPQNTDWVFCMKDNVNQSFVNMDAENNFKGMNRDLELYNCQ comes from the coding sequence ATGAAACGAATTTTATTGGCCGCTTTTTTGCTTTCCGCAGTGACCGTAATGGCCCAGAAGGAAGTGCAAAAAGCCATTCAAACCGATTTTATCTTGGCCGAAAATGGCAGTACCATTCAGCTTCCCGAGGGGCATTTTATTATAGAGGGTACTTTGTCCATTGAAGGGAAAAACGATATAAAGATAAAGGGTGCGGGAATTGGCAAAACGATACTCGATTTCAAAGACCAAACAGAAGGTGCAGAAGGCCTTCGTTTGTCCAATATGGAAAATGTGCTTCTGGAAGGTTTGAGTGTTCGCAATGCCAAGGGCGATGCCGTGAAAGCCATGCACGTGAAAAATGTGCATTTCAAAAATGTTGAAACCAGTTGGGACGGAAAGCCCAAGGCCAGCAATGGAGCATACGGTTTGTATCCCGTGCTTTGCGAAGGCGTGATTATCGAATCTTGCACGGCGAAAGGGGCTTCGGATGCAGGAATATACGTAGGGCAATCGAAGAATATTGAAGTGTTCAATTGCAAAGCCATTCAAAATGTGGCCGGAATAGAAATAGAAAACAGCTTGAATGCGGAGGTGCACGACAATGAAAGCACCGACAATACGGGTGGCGTTTTGGTTTTCGATTTGCCCGATTTGATTCAGAAAAAGGGTGGAAACGTGAAAGTGTACGACAATTATATTCACGATAACAATTACGTGAACTTTGCACCGAAAGGCAATATTGTGGGCAAAGTGCCGCAGGGTACGGGCGTGCTGATTCTGGCGACATCGGATGTGGAGATTTACAACAATAAAATCGAGAACAACCGCAGTATGGGTGTGGGGCTCATTTCGTATTATATGACTGAAAATCCGATAAAAGACGAAGAATATTATCCTTACCCGACAAAAATCACAATCCGCGACAATGCCTTCAGTCGCCAGCATAGAAAAGCTACGGGCAAAGGGCGTATGGGGAAAATGTACCGTTTTGTCTTGAAGTTTGGCAAGGATGTGCCTTTTGTGCAGTGGGACGGAATACACGATCCGCAAAACACGGATTGGGTCTTTTGCATGAAAGACAATGTAAACCAAAGTTTTGTGAACATGGATGCAGAAAATAATTTCAAAGGAATGAATAGGGATCTTGAATTGTACAACTGTCAATAA
- a CDS encoding thioredoxin family protein translates to MLRKSSFVFLFVLGLAQVSLAQGIDFEHGNWSQILAKAKAENKLIFMDAYTTWCGPCKLLQKKVFPQKEVGDYFNAHFISTKVDMEKGEGPTLARKYRVSGYPTLFFIDPNSQKIVKSVLGYRDAQALLDIAKKANAKIGK, encoded by the coding sequence ATGTTGAGAAAAAGTTCTTTCGTTTTTTTATTCGTTTTAGGTCTTGCTCAAGTAAGCTTGGCACAAGGCATTGATTTCGAACACGGCAATTGGTCACAGATTTTGGCCAAAGCCAAAGCTGAGAACAAGCTTATTTTTATGGATGCGTATACCACATGGTGTGGCCCCTGCAAACTCCTTCAAAAAAAGGTGTTTCCGCAGAAAGAAGTCGGCGACTATTTCAATGCCCATTTTATCAGCACCAAAGTAGATATGGAAAAGGGTGAAGGCCCAACATTGGCTCGCAAATACCGCGTGTCGGGTTACCCTACTTTGTTTTTCATCGACCCCAATTCGCAGAAAATTGTGAAGAGTGTGCTGGGTTATCGCGATGCTCAAGCCTTGTTGGATATCGCTAAAAAAGCAAATGCAAAAATTGGCAAATAG
- a CDS encoding ATP-grasp domain-containing protein translates to MKKIGILFGMENTFPFAFIERVNELSGKKKIVAEAVQIGKVEQAIPTDYDVIIDRISQDVPFYRAYLKNAALCGTAVINNPFWWSADEKFFNNCLAVKLGVPVPKTVLLPSKERPADTSETSFRNLKFPMEWEDMFMRIGFPAYMKPFSGGGWKSVYQVNNPDDLWAKHQETGQLVMMLQEEIHFTDYYRCYCLDGKHVRIMPYEPRNPMHLRYATQAKSTGPTYDKLMKEIEAYTILLNKALGYDFNTVEFAVKDGIPYAIDFCNPAPDADVYSVGDDNFHWVVDTAAKMAIERAEKHKADQDNCTWGTFLQNSINRGDINKLAGI, encoded by the coding sequence ATGAAAAAAATTGGAATTCTCTTCGGCATGGAAAACACTTTCCCTTTCGCTTTCATTGAACGTGTAAACGAACTGAGCGGCAAAAAGAAAATAGTGGCCGAAGCCGTGCAGATTGGCAAAGTAGAGCAAGCAATTCCCACCGACTATGACGTAATTATCGATCGTATTTCGCAGGATGTACCCTTTTATCGAGCGTATTTGAAAAATGCCGCCCTTTGCGGTACCGCAGTGATAAACAATCCTTTTTGGTGGAGTGCCGATGAAAAGTTTTTCAACAATTGCCTGGCCGTAAAACTGGGTGTGCCCGTTCCAAAAACCGTACTCTTGCCATCCAAAGAAAGGCCAGCCGATACAAGTGAAACGAGTTTCAGGAACCTGAAATTCCCTATGGAATGGGAAGACATGTTCATGCGAATTGGCTTTCCTGCCTATATGAAACCCTTCTCAGGTGGCGGCTGGAAAAGTGTGTATCAGGTGAATAACCCGGACGATCTCTGGGCCAAACACCAAGAAACGGGCCAGTTGGTCATGATGCTGCAAGAAGAAATTCATTTTACGGATTATTACCGTTGCTATTGTTTGGATGGAAAGCATGTGCGTATTATGCCCTATGAACCCCGAAACCCAATGCACCTGCGGTATGCCACCCAAGCCAAAAGCACCGGCCCTACATACGACAAGCTGATGAAAGAAATTGAAGCCTACACCATTCTTCTGAACAAAGCTTTGGGCTATGATTTCAATACGGTTGAATTTGCAGTAAAAGACGGTATCCCCTACGCCATAGACTTTTGCAACCCGGCACCCGATGCTGACGTCTATTCCGTGGGCGACGACAACTTTCATTGGGTGGTAGACACTGCAGCCAAAATGGCAATAGAAAGGGCCGAGAAGCACAAGGCCGACCAAGACAATTGCACTTGGGGTACGTTTTTGCAAAATTCGATCAACCGTGGTGACATCAATAAATTAGCCGGAATCTAG
- a CDS encoding DUF3179 domain-containing protein codes for MKKIAFFGVMICTVWACKKDEVTLPSSEFFPGENAIQEEWGIPLDEIVEGQTGKDGIVSIDEPIVVSADSAGTLALLQDNDVVLGIWSDTEARAYPQKILNYHEVINDRFSGENISVTYAVLTGSGVVFRSGNDFGVSGLVYNSNSIYYDKESSELWSQLKEECINGAALGASAETIPFIQVTWGEWKKWFPETTVVVYDEENAIPDYDQYPYGDYLQTDSLLFPLNDTLSGFPLKEEVLAVWGDSESKVLRFQDFGSSINYQTFQLDGQDKIAIGSIGQKFMCVYNALSENGDFIQVDEILLGQEPGMLLRDTFGSVWNIRGEAVSGSRKGDKIEMPKQQLAYAFALNAFYPQLFE; via the coding sequence ATGAAGAAAATCGCTTTTTTCGGCGTAATGATATGTACTGTGTGGGCTTGCAAAAAGGATGAGGTCACTTTGCCCTCGAGCGAGTTTTTCCCCGGTGAAAATGCAATTCAAGAAGAGTGGGGTATTCCTTTAGATGAAATCGTTGAAGGGCAAACGGGTAAAGATGGCATCGTTTCGATCGATGAGCCCATTGTGGTTTCTGCCGATTCGGCAGGAACTTTGGCTTTATTGCAGGACAATGACGTGGTTTTAGGCATTTGGTCGGATACTGAGGCAAGGGCCTATCCTCAAAAAATACTCAATTATCATGAGGTCATAAACGATCGCTTTTCAGGAGAAAACATCAGTGTCACGTATGCTGTATTGACGGGCTCGGGTGTTGTCTTTCGCTCGGGAAACGATTTTGGCGTGTCGGGTTTGGTGTACAATTCGAATTCGATTTATTACGACAAAGAAAGCAGTGAGCTGTGGTCGCAATTGAAAGAAGAATGCATCAACGGTGCTGCTTTGGGGGCTTCGGCAGAAACCATCCCTTTTATTCAAGTGACATGGGGCGAGTGGAAAAAATGGTTTCCCGAAACAACGGTGGTGGTTTACGATGAAGAGAATGCCATTCCAGATTATGACCAATATCCGTATGGCGATTATTTGCAGACCGACTCCTTGCTTTTTCCGCTTAATGATACCCTATCGGGTTTTCCATTGAAAGAGGAAGTGCTGGCCGTTTGGGGAGACAGCGAATCGAAAGTGTTGCGTTTTCAGGATTTCGGTTCTTCGATAAACTATCAGACATTTCAATTGGATGGACAGGATAAAATAGCCATCGGGTCGATTGGGCAAAAGTTCATGTGCGTGTACAATGCATTAAGCGAAAATGGCGATTTTATTCAGGTGGACGAAATACTGTTGGGTCAGGAGCCGGGAATGCTTCTCAGGGATACTTTTGGTTCTGTTTGGAATATCCGTGGCGAGGCCGTTTCGGGTTCGCGGAAAGGGGATAAAATTGAAATGCCGAAACAGCAATTGGCTTATGCATTTGCCCTGAATGCATTTTATCCTCAACTTTTTGAGTGA
- a CDS encoding alpha/beta hydrolase-fold protein, which produces MNRSVHFAIYGHWGKPLLLFPTSMGRAWQMKDFGLIDTVAERVNAGQLKIYALDSIDMDSFYGRHLPSEIKISNYQHYVQFIHEEFLPMIQSQCNVHRIGIGGCSFGAYHAANFAFNYPDLINYLIAMSGSYNIKNFLGDYYDYNVYRNSPLDFLPNHENWTYNHMRIILGTSDWDICRNDTLTLSALLGKLQIQHQYDEKKWIAHDWPLWNMAFPEYLSSVL; this is translated from the coding sequence ATGAACCGCTCGGTTCATTTCGCCATTTATGGCCATTGGGGAAAACCACTTTTGCTCTTTCCCACATCCATGGGTCGGGCCTGGCAAATGAAAGATTTCGGGCTGATCGATACGGTGGCCGAACGCGTAAATGCAGGCCAGCTGAAAATCTACGCCCTCGACAGCATCGATATGGACAGCTTTTACGGTCGGCATTTGCCTTCCGAAATCAAAATATCCAATTACCAGCATTACGTGCAGTTCATTCATGAAGAGTTCTTGCCGATGATCCAAAGCCAGTGCAATGTGCATCGCATCGGTATCGGGGGCTGCAGTTTCGGAGCATATCATGCCGCAAATTTTGCTTTCAACTATCCCGACTTGATCAATTACCTTATCGCCATGAGCGGTTCGTACAATATCAAGAATTTTTTGGGCGACTATTACGATTACAATGTGTACCGCAACAGTCCGCTCGATTTTCTGCCCAATCACGAGAATTGGACTTACAATCACATGCGGATTATCTTGGGCACATCAGATTGGGACATTTGCCGTAACGACACCCTCACCCTATCCGCACTCTTGGGCAAGCTACAAATCCAGCACCAATACGATGAAAAAAAATGGATTGCCCACGACTGGCCTTTGTGGAACATGGCCTTCCCCGAATACCTTTCCTCTGTACTTTGA
- a CDS encoding alpha/beta hydrolase, producing the protein MGPRKNDRLQALAFKPIIHRREYVYSAKLKRKVTVELVYPYKAFKKRKRQAVLLMNDGQDFEGLNMQKILQDFWATGGKPFLFVGVHCGAERLEEYGTRGLLDYAQRGKKAEAYQAFVLHELWPFLAEHFTLKKRNHVCGGFSLGGLSAFDMALHNATFFTKVGVFSGSFWWRSKALGPTYSDSRDRIAHSKASQMPLGKKMSFWFQCGTKDETSDRNGNGVIDSIDDTLDLIAILKGKGVKNVHYEEVQGGKHNLETWRKEMPKFLTWAFGMADAD; encoded by the coding sequence TTGGGGCCACGAAAAAACGACAGATTGCAAGCATTGGCGTTCAAACCGATCATTCATAGACGAGAGTATGTCTATTCCGCGAAATTGAAACGGAAGGTGACAGTCGAATTGGTGTACCCTTACAAAGCTTTTAAAAAGCGTAAAAGGCAAGCGGTGTTGTTGATGAACGATGGACAGGATTTCGAGGGCTTGAACATGCAAAAAATCTTGCAGGATTTCTGGGCTACTGGCGGAAAACCCTTTCTGTTTGTGGGGGTGCATTGCGGTGCAGAGAGGTTGGAAGAGTACGGCACGCGGGGCCTTTTGGATTACGCCCAAAGAGGAAAGAAAGCCGAAGCTTATCAAGCTTTTGTCTTGCATGAACTGTGGCCATTTCTTGCCGAGCATTTTACCCTTAAAAAGAGAAATCATGTATGCGGCGGTTTTTCTTTGGGCGGTTTGTCAGCTTTTGATATGGCTTTGCACAACGCCACTTTCTTTACTAAAGTGGGCGTGTTTTCGGGCTCGTTTTGGTGGCGAAGCAAGGCTTTAGGGCCTACTTATTCTGATTCGCGAGACCGTATTGCTCATTCGAAAGCCAGTCAGATGCCCTTGGGTAAAAAGATGAGTTTTTGGTTTCAGTGTGGCACAAAAGACGAAACCTCGGATCGAAACGGGAACGGCGTGATTGATTCTATTGACGATACCTTGGATTTAATTGCCATTTTGAAGGGGAAAGGTGTGAAAAATGTGCATTACGAAGAAGTGCAGGGCGGAAAGCACAATTTAGAAACTTGGAGAAAAGAAATGCCCAAGTTTCTCACTTGGGCATTCGGAATGGCGGATGCTGATTAA
- a CDS encoding SO2930 family diheme c-type cytochrome produces MKSIPIFLSLLLFVGFQSFRTAERPKSKLSEYGFFQGELNKLVPAENVQPYSLKTPLFSDYAQKLRFFVLPKGEKIAYNAKEVLGFPVGSVLIKTFYYPLDFRRPTKGRRLIETRLLLHEKEGWKALDYLWNEEQNEAFLEVAGETLEVKYTDWNGKKRKHAYSVPNLNQCKGCHNYNEQLRPIGPSARQLNSILEKPKFLSHEAASEYHTGNQLKNWSKAGWMDGLPLTKEIPEIADWQDAQNYSYAERARAWLDINCAHCHRPEGPANSSGLNLSMHNEDPTALGILKTPVAAGRAAANMKYDIVPGDAHASILVNRLQSTDPGVMMPELGRKTVHEESLSLIIDWINSMPAAKN; encoded by the coding sequence ATGAAAAGCATTCCAATCTTTCTTTCGCTCTTGCTTTTTGTCGGGTTTCAGAGCTTCCGTACAGCCGAAAGGCCCAAATCAAAGCTTTCTGAATATGGCTTTTTTCAAGGGGAATTGAATAAGCTTGTGCCCGCAGAAAATGTACAGCCTTATTCGCTGAAAACACCTTTGTTCAGCGATTATGCTCAAAAATTACGTTTTTTCGTTTTGCCCAAAGGCGAAAAGATTGCCTACAACGCCAAGGAGGTCCTGGGTTTTCCAGTAGGCAGTGTGCTGATCAAAACATTTTATTATCCACTCGATTTCAGAAGACCAACAAAAGGCCGACGGCTGATCGAAACCCGTTTGCTTTTGCATGAAAAAGAAGGCTGGAAAGCCCTCGATTACTTGTGGAATGAAGAGCAAAACGAAGCTTTTTTGGAAGTGGCTGGCGAGACCCTGGAAGTGAAATACACCGATTGGAACGGCAAGAAAAGAAAACATGCCTACAGTGTGCCCAATTTGAACCAATGCAAAGGTTGTCACAATTACAACGAGCAATTGAGGCCAATCGGGCCTTCGGCGAGGCAATTGAACTCCATTTTGGAGAAACCAAAATTCCTGAGCCATGAAGCTGCTTCGGAGTATCATACTGGAAATCAATTGAAAAATTGGAGCAAAGCGGGCTGGATGGATGGCCTACCCCTTACCAAGGAAATTCCTGAAATTGCCGATTGGCAAGATGCCCAAAACTACAGTTATGCCGAAAGGGCCAGAGCTTGGCTCGATATCAACTGTGCCCATTGCCACAGACCCGAAGGACCTGCAAACAGTTCGGGATTGAACTTGAGTATGCACAACGAAGACCCGACTGCTCTCGGTATTCTGAAAACACCTGTGGCGGCGGGCCGAGCGGCCGCAAATATGAAATACGACATTGTACCGGGCGATGCCCATGCGTCCATTTTGGTGAATCGTTTACAGTCTACCGATCCGGGTGTGATGATGCCAGAGCTTGGGCGAAAAACCGTTCACGAAGAAAGTTTGAGCCTGATTATCGATTGGATAAACAGCATGCCCGCGGCCAAAAATTGA
- a CDS encoding pyridoxamine 5'-phosphate oxidase family protein encodes MAKKFDQISDDLQNFIAKQKIFFVGTAMADGHVNVSPKGTDSLRVLDSNRIVWRNLTGSGNETAVHLEHINRITLMWCAFEGKPLILRCYGTAKVYHENDAAFDELNALFSAHTGARQIFDVQVDLVQTSCGYAVPFMDYKEDRDVLDKWAAHKGREGIREYWEEKNSYSLDGKASGITTK; translated from the coding sequence ATGGCCAAAAAATTTGATCAGATTTCAGACGATTTGCAAAACTTCATTGCAAAACAAAAGATATTTTTTGTAGGAACGGCCATGGCCGATGGCCATGTGAATGTATCGCCCAAAGGCACGGATTCTCTTCGTGTGCTGGACAGCAACCGCATTGTGTGGAGAAACCTAACGGGATCGGGGAATGAAACGGCTGTGCATTTGGAGCATATCAACCGCATCACGCTCATGTGGTGTGCTTTTGAAGGCAAACCGCTTATTCTGCGATGCTACGGAACGGCCAAGGTGTACCACGAAAATGACGCGGCTTTCGATGAGTTGAATGCTCTCTTTTCTGCCCATACCGGAGCACGTCAAATTTTTGATGTACAGGTTGATCTTGTGCAAACTTCTTGTGGATACGCGGTTCCGTTTATGGATTACAAAGAAGACAGGGATGTGTTGGACAAGTGGGCGGCACACAAAGGCCGGGAAGGCATTCGCGAATATTGGGAAGAAAAGAATAGCTACAGTTTGGATGGGAAAGCTTCGGGAATTACAACGAAATGA